TTCTGCAGGTCGCGGAACATCGCGACCTGATGCTCCTGCAGCTGTTCCCACGACACCGTCGACGGCGGGGAGGTCTCGAGACCGGTCTGCGACATGCGGGCTCCATTCATCGTTGCGCGTCGTCGCCGGGCAGCGCCCCGCTTCGACCTGCGCCAATGCTGGTCGCTGGATGCCCGCTCCACCAACGATTCTTCCACTCGATGGAATGGGCCTCGTTGCGCGTCCGAACGCGGGCCGGGCGGGAAGCGGACGGGGTTCCGTGCCGCGGAAGCGGCGGTGCATTGCGGTGTTGCGCAGCGTCAGCATTGTGGCGGACGTGAACGGAGAGCACACATGTCAACGCAACAGATCCTCGATCCCACGATTTCCTCACTTTCGACGCAGGCAACGAAGCCGGCGAGCGTCGCAGGAGGACCACTCCGCGTCGAGAGCCTCGACGGGCTGCGCGTCGGAGTCCTCGAGAACACCAAGCGCAATGCGGCCGAGATCCTCGACGCCCTTGCAGATGGGCTCGGTGAACGGTTCGACCTCGGGCAGGTCGTGCGCCGGACCAAGCGACAGTTCGCCATGCCCTTCAGCGACGAGCAGTTGCAGGACCTCCGCGACGAGGTCGACGTGCTCGTGATCGGCGTCGGCGACTGCGGGTCCTGCAGCGCCGCCGCGGTGGCTGACGGCATCGCCCTCGAGGCGAACGGCATCCCGGCGGCCGTCATCTGCACCGACGCCTTCGAGGGCAACAGCCGCGCGATGGCGAAGCTCAAGGGCGCCCCCGACTTCGATTTCATCGTTACGAGCCACCCCGTCGCGAACCTCGACGACCAGGGCGTGCGCGAGCGCGGCCGGGCGCTCGTCGATGACGTGGTCGGTCGCATCGTGGCATCGGCAGCGGCGGGCGCGGCTCGATGACGGCGCCCGCACCTACGGGAGGCCCCGCCGCGATCGAGGTCGCGGACGATGCGCAGTCGGGGAGCTCCGAGCTCGACCCGGCCGCCGCGCGTGCCGTCGCAGAGCACCTCTTCGACCGCGGCTGGACCGACGGGTTGCCGACGCTCCCGGCAACGGAGGATGAGGTCGAGCGCTTCCTGGCGCACACCGACCGCGACCCGGACGAGATCCTGGCCCGGCTGCCGCAACTCGACAAGCAGGCGACCGTGCGCGACATCACCGTGCACGCGATCATGGCCGGATGCCGGCCCGAGTACCTGCCCGTCGTGCTGACGGCCTGGGAGGCGCTTTCGGCCGACCGCACGGCGATTGGCGGAGCATGGCAGTCGACGAGCGGACCCTCGCCCGTCGTCATCGTCAACGGGCCCATCCGTCAGCGGCTCGAACTCAACAGCGCAGGCGGCATCTTCGGCCCCGGTTTCCGGCCGAACGCGACGATCCCGAGGGCCATCGGCCTCACCGTGCGAAACAGCCTCGGCGTCGTGCCTCACGAGCTCGAGCAGGCGACGCAGGGCGTGCCGGGCCGGTGGGCGCAGTGCTTCGGCGAGGCCGAGGAACGCAGCCCCTGGGAGTCGTTCGCCACCGAGCTCGGGCTCGACGAGGGGGCCGATGCCGTGAGCGTCATCCTGGCGCGCACGAGCGAGTTCGTCGATAACCGGCACTTCAACGACCCGATCGAGGTGCTGCGCGACTTCGCCGACTCGATGCAGCGGACCGGTCCGTGGATCTTCCCCACCTCGGCGTGCCTGCTCGTGCTCAACCCCGACCACGCGCGCGTGCTCGCCGAGGCCGGCTGGTCGAAGCAGGACGTACGCGAGTGGCTCGTCGAGCACGCCGGAAAGACCGAGGCGCAGCTCGCCGCGGTCGGGAAGGCGCTCAGCCGCGGCGATCAGCGGTTCGATGACGACCACTTCCACCCCGTCTTCGCCGAGCCCACGCCGGAGCACCTGCCCATCGTGGTCGGAGGGTCGCCCAACGCGGCCATCTCGATGGTGGTGCGCGTGTTCTCGCGCTGGCCGGGCAAGGCGTTCCGGATTCACTGACGGCGACCCGCTCGCAACGGCGCGTGCCGCACAACTGAGAGGAACATTCGTGACGATTGACGAGAAGTGGCGGCAGGCCATCTCCGACCCCCTGGCTACGGCGGAGGGCCCGTGGCTGACCGGGAAGGTGGCGGCCATCGCCGGTGGCGGCCTGAGCGGCCCCGAGGGCGGGGTCGGATTCGGGATCGCCTGGCTGTGCGCGCGAAGCGGCGCCAACGTGGCGGTGCTCGACCGTGATCGGGAGGCGGGCGAACGCGCCGTCGAGCTGATCCGGGAGCTCGGCGTCGATGCCGAGTGGATCGAGCTCGACATCATGGACGACGCCTCGTGCCAAACGGCGGTTGCCGCGGCGAAGGAACGGTTCGGCCGAATCGACGTCGTCGCCGACTCGATCGGCGGGGGAAGCGTCGAGAGCATCCTCACGGTCAGCGAAGAGGAGTTCGACGCGACCATGACGCTGAACTTCAAGTCGGCGTGGATGCTGATCAAGCACGTCGCGCCCGCCATGGAAGACGGCGGGGCGATCGTCACCGTGTCGTCGGGTGCGACCGAGGGTCGTGGCCCCGGAATGGCCTACACCTTCGCCAAGCACGCGCTCGAGAAGCTCACGATCGGCGCTTCGCAGACGCTCGCGTCTCGGCGCATTCGCGTGAACTGCGTGCGCGTCGGCATGATCTGGGGCGCGTTCGCGGCCAAGGGCATGACCGAGGACCGCCGCGAGCTGCGCCGCAAGAGTGTGGCGATGCAGATCGAGGGCAACTCGTGGGACATCGCCTCTGCCGGGTTCTTCCTGCTCACCGAGCAGGCGAGGTGGGTGTCCGGCCAGGTGTTCTCGGTCGACGGCGGCGGCATGAGCGCGGCTGCGCGCGGCAATGTCGGCAGTGCGGGGTCCCCTGATCCCGGCAAGGGGGAGTAGGGCCGCAGCGGCTCAGGAGCGGGGCCGCACGGCGCGGTGCCGCGCGACGCCGGTGAACCGTCGCGCGGGCACCACGCCGCCGAACCGTGGCGCGGGCACCACGCCGCCGCTCTATCCGGCCGGCGACGACCGGGGCGTGAAGGCGCTGAGACCCGTCGCGGCCCTTCCCACAATGAGCGAGTTCATCTCGTGGGTTCCCTCGTAGGTGTAGACGGCCTCCGCGTCGGCGAAGTACCGGCCCAGGTCGTTCTTGACGAGCAGGCCGTCGCCGCCGCCGATGCCGCGACCGAGCGCGACGGTCTCGCGCAGGCGCGCCGCGGCGAAGGCCTTCGCGAGCGATGCGATCTCTCCCGTGAACTCGTCGCGGAGGCGCAGCTCGGTGATGCGGGCGGCCAGCGCGAGCGTCGCCGTGACGTTCCCGAGCATTCGCGCCAGCTGCTCCTGCACGAGCTGGAACCCGCCGATCGGCCGGCCGAACTGCTCCCGCTCGGTCGCGTGCCGAACCGCCGCCTCGTATGCGCCCGCCTGCATGCCGGCGGCATTCCACGCGACGACGAACCGCAGGTCGCCGAGGATGCGCGCGATGTCGGCGAAGTGCGTGATGCCCGGCAGCCGGCTCGATTCGGGCACACGCACGTCGCGGAGCACGATGTCGCCGTTGCGCACCATCCTCAACGCGATCTTCCCAGGGATATCCGTGATCTCGACGCCGGGAGCCGTGCGCGGAACGAGGAATGCGCGCGCCTCGCCATCGCCGGCGTCGCGGGCGATGACGAGAATCAGGTCGGAGACGCTCGCGTTGCCGATCCAGCGCTTGCGCCCCCGGATCGTCCATGTGGCGCCTTCGCCGTGCCCATGGCGCTCCGCGGTCGTCTCCATGCCGCGCGCGACGTCGGAGCCGTGATCGGGCTCCGTGAGCGCGAAGCATCCGGTCGTCTCGAACGACAGGATGCCGGGCTCGAGGCTCGCGAGCTGTTCCGGCGACGCACCCCCGCGCAGCACGGTGCGGAACATGCCGACGTTGCCGCCGTAGAGCGTGGCGATCGACGCGTCGAAGCGCTGGAACTCGAAGTGCTTGAAGCCGACGTAGTACGGGGACAGCGCCGGCTCGGGAGCGCGCGAGTGCGGGCTCCCGAGCAGCGACGGGTCATCCTCGAGCCGCAGCGCCGCCAAGCCGGGTCGCAGCTCGACGGGGGAGTGGGCGCGCTCCCACCAGCTGGCGAGGTGGGGACGCGCCTCGGCCTCGAGGAAGGCGCGCAACTCGTCGAGCTTCGCGTGCTCCGCGCCGGACAGCAGCTCGTCTCGGTACCCCAGGAGATCGGTCGGCAGCGGTGTCATGCCCTGGCGGGTCCGAGCTCGGCCGCCGCCTCGTCGCGAAGGCGTTCGAGGGGGATCTTGCCCGTCACCGAGCGGTCGAGGCTCGTCCGCAGAAACACGTGTTTCGGCTTCTTGTAACCGGCGAGCCGCTGGCCCACGAACGCCGACAGTTGCCCGCCCGTGACGTCGGCGCCGTCCTCGACGGCGACGGCGGCGCACACCACCTCGCCGTAACGGGGGTGCGGCATGCCGAACACGACGGCATCGCTGACGGCGTCGTGCTCGAGCAGCGCCTGCTCGACCTCGGCCGGGAAGACCTTCTCTCCGCCAGTGTTGACGACGGCACGGCCGCGGCCGAGGAGCTCGATCCGGCCGTCGTCCTCGACGCGCACCCAGTCGCCGGGCACCAGATGCCGGCGCCCGCGGATCACGGGAAACGACGAGGCCGTCTTGACCGGATCGCCGAAGTACCCGGTCGGCAGAATGCCGCGGAAGGCGATGAGACCGACGGTGCCCGGCACGGGATCGAGCGCCCGGTGCTCGGCATCGAGGATCACGGCGTCGGGGGTGAGCTCCATGCGCGTCGTGACCTCGTCGGCCGACCTCGAGACGCCGAGCGCGTAAGGGCCGCCCTCACTCGAGGCGAACATATCGACGATGGTCATATCCCCCTGCGCGTGGAGCCGGCGCTTCGTGTCGGCCGAGAGTCGCATGCCGGAGCTGATGATCGACGTGACGTCGGGCAGGCCGTCACCGGCCTCCGCGGCCTCGACAAGCGGGAGTGCGAGCACGTCGCCGGCGACGATGACGCGATTGACGCGGTGCTCCCTGATGAGTTCGTAGACACGCTGCACGTCCATTCGGGGAGCACCCTGCAGCACGACGCAGCCGCCGATCGCGAGCGTCGCCATGGTCGCCGATTGCGCGGTGCCGTGGAGCAGCGGGCTCATGGGGAGGGTGACGAGCTGCTGACGCGTGGGGTCGCACGCGATGTCGACCGCCTCCTCGAACGTCGTCGGCGGTTCGGCGCCGATGAGCCCCCAGGTGGAGTTGCGGCGCACGACGAGGAGCGTGTCGAGATCCCACACGACCGCTTTCGGCGACCCCGTGGTACCGCCCGTGTAGAGGCGCATGCAGGCGCCGCTGGGAGCGGTGGCGGGCATGGAGCCGCCCGCCGCGATGACGTCGGCGTACGGCACCGGTGTTCCTGAAGGCGCGTGCCCTGCGGCAGCCCGTGGGACCGGCTGCTCGCCGGCCCCTTTCGGCGCCTGTCGAGCGTCCGGCGACCCCTGCGCTTCGTCATCGACCTCGATGAGATCGATGTCAAGGCCGTCGGCGGCCTCGAGCGCGAGGTCGCGCTCGGTCGCCTGGAACAGAAATGACCGGCAGTTCGAGTCGACGAGTAGCTCGCGCACCTCGGTGGCCCGGTACCGGTAGTTGATCGCGACGGGCGCGACGCCGATCGACAGGCACGCCCACAGGAACGTTAGGAACTCGGCTCGGTTGTAGAGCAACGTGGCCGCCGCGTCGCCCTGCACGAGGCCGGCGCGCGTGAGGTGCGCGGCGACTGCGCCGGCCTCGCGCGCCAGCTGCCCCCACGTGACCTCGCCGAGCGGCGTGACGACGGCCCGTCGTTCGGGCGTCCGTGCCGCGATGCCCTGCCACAGGTCGCTGTAGTGGGGCGCCCACGCCACCGTGTTATCCGCCGAAACGTCCGCGGCCGCGTCGGCCGCCGACCGGGACCCGGTGTTCACGCCGCTCATCGCAGGTGCCGCAGGACAAGCTCCGCCACGGTGACTGGCTTGCCGCCGCCTTCGAGCTCGTAGACGAGCTCGAGCGCGACCTGCACGCCGCCGTCGATCGCGGTGACGTTCGCGATAGTGCCGCGCACCCGGATGCGACCGCCCGACGGCACCGGCGCGGGGAACCGGATGCGGTTGAACCCGTAGACGATGCCGGTTCCCGTGTCGGTGATGCGGTAGATCTCGCGGAGGTGGCGCACCACCATGCCGAGCGTGAGCATCCCGTGCGCGATGCGCGTGCCGAATGGCGAGGCGGCCGCGGCGTCGGCGTCGACGTGGATGGGGTTGTCGTCGCCCGTGAGGTCGGCGTACGTGTCGATGTCGTCCTGCGTGATCTCGCGCCAGCTCGAGGGGCCAAAGGCGGTGCCCTCTGCCCCGTCGAGGTCGTCGATGGTCGCGACGAACGTCGTCGTTTCGGTGTCGGTCATCGTGCTCCTTCGCATCGGATGCTCACCACTTTGTCCCCCGCGCGCGAGGCCTTCGTGCCGCTTTCCATCCTGCGAAACGGCGCGCGCCGGGCTACGCCCACCGTGCGACAGTTCCGCTGCATGCGGGCCGAAGGTGGCCCGCCGACCGATGAAGGGATGCTGATGGCTACGTTAGAGCCGATGCTCGACCCGACCGGGGTGGCCGACGATACGTCGGCGACGACGCTCTCGCCGCGCCCCGTGAGCCTCGAGGGACTCACCGTGGGACTCCTCGACAACACCAAACCCAACGCGACGCTGCTGCTGAACGCGCTCGGCGACCTGCTCACGACGCGGTATGGCGTCGGAGCAACGAAGCTCTACACGAAGGACTACTTCGGCACGCCGGTCAAGCAGGAGCTGCTCGATGAGATCGTGCGCGACTGTGATGTGGTCGTCACCGCCGTGGGCGACTGCGGTTCCTGCAGCGCTGCCACGGTGGCCGACGGGCTGCTGTTCGAACGTGTCGGCGTACCGACCGTGTCGATCACCTCGGACTCCTTCTTCGCGTCGGGCCGCGCCATGGCGAGCGTGCAGGGCTTCCCCGACTTCCAGTTCATGGCGGTGCCGCACCCGGTCGCCAGCCTGAACAACGACGAGATCCGCGAGCGCGCCGAGGCGGCGCTGCCGCAGGTGCTGAGCATCCTGGGGGTTGAGGCATGACGAGCGAGATGATGGCGACGGACGCCGGCGGCACAGTGACGGAGATCGACGGCAGGGCCGTGCGGGCGGCGATCGAGGCCGCGTTTGAGAACGAGTGGACCGATGGCATGCCCGTGGTCCCGGTCACCGCGTCGATCCTCGAGGAGTTCCTCGCGGCGACCGATCGCGATCCGGCGGAGGTGCTCTTTCGGATCCCGCACCTCAACCGCGAGCTCACGGTCGAGCTCGCCGCGCTCAATGCGGCGCTCGCGGGCTGCAAGCCCGAATACGTGCCCGCCGTGATCGCGGCGTGGGAGTCGATCGCGAAGGAACCGCATCCGGTTCGTGGCATTTGGCAGTCGACAACGGGAACGGCCCCGTTCCTGCTCGTCAACGGCCCCGTCCGCACCGAGCTCGGCGTCAACTGCGCCGGCAATGTGTTCGGCTCGGGCTTCCGCGCCAACGCGACGATCGGCCGCGCGATTCGCCTTGCACTCAATAACGTCTTCGGACTGCGCCCGCATCTCCTCGACCAGGCGACGCAGGGCACGCCCGCGCGCTACGCGGCGGTCATCGGCGAATACGAGGAGCTGAGCCCCTGGGAGCCGTTCCACGTCGAGCACGGGTTCGGCGCCGACGAGAGCGTCGTGACGGCGTTCGTGATCCGTTCCGTCGTGCACATCGAGGCGCGCCACGCGATGACGCCAGAACAGCTCGCAGAGGATCTCATCGACACGATCGCGCGCACGGGTGCGCTGATCCACGAGTACACGAGCACGCTGCTGGTGTTGACGCCCGAGCACGCCGCACTCTTCGCCGACGCCGGCTGGAGCAAGGCTCAACTGCGCGACTACATCACGACGAATGCGGTGCTCGACCGCGCCGACCTCGAGCGGGTCGGCAAGGACGCGCTCGCAACGAAGTCGCGGTGGCGCCTGCCCCGCGCGCACCCCGACGCGACCGCCGACTCCGCGGCCTCGAGCGACGAACCCGACCGCGTGCCGGTGCTGCGATTCCCGAGCTCGGTGCAGATCGTGGTCGCGGGCGCCAACAACGCCGGCGTGTCCGCCGTGGTCGAGGTGTTCACCCTCAACCCGCCGCGCGAGGAACCGTACTCGGCGACCGCCATTCGCGCGTAGCGCGAGGCGAACCACCCACGACAACCAACCGGCCCCCGGCCCGGGCTCGGTGCGTTTCGGAGAACGAAAACCTCCCGCGCCCGGGCCCACTGAGGGGCGATGATGCGACAGTGCCGCCCGATGACGAGCGGCCCGATAGCTGAGGAGCTTTCATGTCACTTCGCACACGCAACGGCGCGGCGCGCAGACTGCGACAGACCACCGCGGCCGTGATCGCCACTGCGGCGCTCGCCCTCACGGGCTGCGCGGCCGACGGAGCGGGCGGGGGTGAGGGGGAGCTGCAGCCCCTGAGCGCCGTGACCTTCCTGCCGCTCGAGTCGTTCACCTTCACGCCCGAGATGGTCGCCTACGCGGGCGGCTTCTTCGAGGACCACGGCCTCGACGTGGATTTGCAGGCCGTGCAGGGATCGGCCGCCGCGATCCAGGCCGTCATCAGCGGCGCCACTGACGTTACGCGCGCGAGCACGATCGACTCGATGCCGCCGTTCGAGCAGGGCCAGCCGCTCCTGGCGGTGGGCACGATGGCGCACAAGTCGAACATTCGCGTCGCCTCGGCCGCGTCGCACCCGATCGAGGACGGCGCGTCGATGGCCGGACAGACGATCGGCATGGGCTCGATCGGCGGCACGAGCGAGAAGGCGCTGGACCTCATGCTGCACGCCGAGGGCGTCGACCCCGATTCGGTCACGCGCCAGAGCGTGCCCGTGACGGGGGCGACATTCGAGCTCGTCAAGCAGGGGCAGCTCGCCGGCTACATCGTGAGCCTCGACACCTCGATCGCGATCGCGCAGCAAAATGAGGATGCAGTCATCGACGCGGCCGGGCTCGATGAGGTCCCCGACTTCCAGACCTGGCTCGTCTCCGAGGAAACGGCGGCGGACCCCGAGAAGGGCCCGCGCGTGACGGCGTTCATGGCCGCGATTCGAGACGCCGTGCAGTTCGTGATCGACGACGCGCCGAACGACTACGTGAACGTGCTCGAGATGCTGCGCGAGAGCGGCGAGTTCCAGTTCGCCGCGCTCGACGACGACGCGATCGCCAAGGAGGCGCTCGACTTCTACACGACGGAGACGTGGGTCAACCCCGAGACGGGCGGCGACATCCTGGTCAACGATCAGGAGAAGTGGGCTGCCGCCTACGAGAGCTACGCGGGCACCGGCCTCGTCGAGGGCAGCCACGATCCGAGTGCGTGGATGACCGACGACCTGCTCCCCACCGAGTGAGTGGAACTCCGGATATGACGATCACCGCACGTACCGGGACATCGAAATCTGCGCGGACCCCGAAGGGGCGCATCGCGACGGCCCTGGTCGGCGCGGCGGCGCTCATTCTCACGGGATGCGCCACCGACGACGGCCAGGAACTGCATGACATGAACGTCGTCACGTTCCTGCCGCTCGACTCGATCACCTTCACACCGGAGATGTTCGCGTACGCGGGCGGCTACTTCGAGAAACACGGGCTGAACGTCAATCTCGAGCCGGTCCAAGGCAGCGCCGCGGCGATGCAGGCGGTCATCTCGGGAGCAGCGGACATCACGCGAGTGAGCTCGCTCGACTCGTTCCCCGCGTTCGAACAGGGCCAGCCGATCAGCTCGATCGGCACGATGGCGTACGGCTCTCCGATTTGGTTCCTTTCACATGACGCGAATCCGATCGAGTCGGCCCAGGACATGGCCGGGCAGGTCGTCGGCCTCGGGTCGATCGGAGGTACCAGCGAGAACCTGCTGAACCTCACGCTCGACGCGAACGGCGTTGCACGAGACGACGTGACGCGTCAGGCCGTGCCCGTTACGAGCGCGACGTTCGAACTCGTTCGTCAGGGACAGTTGGCCACCTACATGGTCAGCATCGACACCGCGTTCTACATCGGCAACCAAAACGACGACGCGGTCCTGTCACAGGCCGGCCTCGAGGAGACGCCCGACCTTCACACCTGGATAGCGAGTTCTGCGCTTCTCGAGGATGCAGAGCGTGCCGAGGAGGTTCGAGCCTTCCTCGCGGCGATTCGCGAAGCGATGCAGTTCGTCCTCGACGACGCTCCAAACGATTTCGCAGAGGTGATCTCGATCCTCGAGCAGAGCGAATTCGAGATTCCAGCGCTGAGCGTCGAGGAGGTCGCGATCGAGTCGCTGTCGTGGTACGCGGAAAACGTGTGGATCGATCCGGACGGCGACCACGGACTCATCGAGAACGACGCCGAAGCATGGCAGATCGCCTACGACACCTATGTCGAAGGTGGCCTCCTCGAAGGCGGGCACGACCCGCAGTCGTGGGTGACCGATGAGTTCGTTCCCACCGACTGAGCAGACGACCCGAGCAAGGGTGCGGCTGAAAAGACGACATCGCGCGGTCAGGAATGGCCGGCGAGTAGGGAGAGTATGACTATGGCAGCGACGAGCGTCGAGCAATCGGCCGGAAAGGATGCTGCGGAAGGCGACGTTCCACGGCTCCTGATCCGCGACGTCGGGAGGGACTTCCGCACTCGGAACGGTGTCACGCACGCCGTTTCGGGCGTCGACCTGAGCATCCAGAAGGGCGAGTTCGTCGCGGTGATCGGCCGGTCGGGCTGTGGAAAGACGACGCTCTTGCGCATGGTCGGCGGCTTGCTGCCGCCGACCAGCGGCGAGATAGAGGTCGACGGGAAGCGGCTGTGGAACGGGACGCAGGTGGACTCCTCAGCGATCACCAAGCTCGGCTTCGTGTTCCAGGAGAGCAACCTGTTCCCATGGTTCAGCGTGCTCGACAACATCGCGCTGCCGATGAAGCTGCGCGGTGTTGGGAAGCGCCAGCGACGGGCCCGCGCCACCGAGCTCGCCGAGCTCGTCGGGCTCACCGGATTCGAGAAGTCGTACCCCAGGGAGTTGTCTGGCGGCATGCGCCAGCGCGCGGCAATCGCGCGCGCCCTTTCGACGGAACCCGAGCTGCTCCTGATGGACGAACCGTTCGGGGCACTCGATGCACTCACGCGGGAGCGGATGAACCTCGAGCTGCAGCGCATCGTGCTGGAGACGACGTCGACGGTGGTGTTCGTGACGCACGACATCCCGGAGGCCGTCTTCCTGGCCGACCGCGTCGTCCACATGACGCCACGTCCGGGCCGCATCCACCAGATCGTGCCGGCGGAGTTCCCGAAGCCGCGATCGGTCGACGTGCAGACGACGCTCGAATTCAACGAGATCGTCCGCAATCTCCGCAGCGACATTGACAAGGATGACTAAATGAGCCGTTCACGAATGCTGAAGCTCCTGCCGTGGATTGCGACACCGCTGCTCGTGATCCTGATCATCATCGCGTGGCAGATCATTGTCACGGTCTTCAACGTGAATCCGTTCATCTTCCCGCCGCCCGGCGAGGTGGGATCAACGTTCATCGGTCTGTTCGCCGACCCGAGGACGTGGAATGCGACGTGGGTCACGGTCACCGAGATCGTCGTCGGCTTCCTGATCGCGGTCGTCATCGGATTGACCGTCGGCGTCATCCTCGGCAAGGTTCGATGGCTCGAAGTCAGTCTGCGGCCCCTCATCATCATCTCGCAGGTCGCCCCCAAGGTCGCGTTCATCCCGCTGTTCGTGATCTGGTTCGGGTTCGGGATGACCTCGAAGATCGTCCTCGCGGTACTGCTGGCGTTCTTCCCCATCATGCTTAACGTGCTGCTCGGCGTGCGGTCGGTCGAGCAGGGGCACCGTGAAGTGTTGCAAAGCCTCAACGCGTCGAGGTGGCAGCGGTTCACGCAGCTCGACATGCGTTCGCTGCAGCCTCACCTCTTCGCGGGAATGGAGGTGGGCATCGTGCTCGCGACCATCGGCGCGATCGTCGGCGAATACCTCGGAGGGAACGACGGGCTCGGGAACCTTGTCGTGGCCTCGATGAACGCGCTCGATGCCGGAATGACGTTCGCGCTGATCCTCTGGCTCTCGCTCATCGGTCTGGTGCTGTATCTCATCGTCAATGAGCTCAAGCGGTTCTTCATTCCCTGGCACGAGTCGGTCTACGGGCTGAACAACGTGGGCGTCTAAGAGGAGGTGAACGTGGACGTACGAATACTCGACACCTCACTTCGTGACGGCTCGCAGAGTCTCTGGGCGAGCGGAATACGGTACGGCATGATGCAGGAGGTCGCCGACGACCTCGATCAGGTCGGTTTCGAGTACATCGAGGTGCCGGCGAACCCGATCTTCTTCAAGAAAATGGTCAGGGACCTGAAGGAGAACCCCTGGGACACCATGCGCATGCTGGCCAGCAAGTTCACTCGGACGCCCACCG
This sequence is a window from Pseudoclavibacter endophyticus. Protein-coding genes within it:
- a CDS encoding ABC transporter permease, whose protein sequence is MSRSRMLKLLPWIATPLLVILIIIAWQIIVTVFNVNPFIFPPPGEVGSTFIGLFADPRTWNATWVTVTEIVVGFLIAVVIGLTVGVILGKVRWLEVSLRPLIIISQVAPKVAFIPLFVIWFGFGMTSKIVLAVLLAFFPIMLNVLLGVRSVEQGHREVLQSLNASRWQRFTQLDMRSLQPHLFAGMEVGIVLATIGAIVGEYLGGNDGLGNLVVASMNALDAGMTFALILWLSLIGLVLYLIVNELKRFFIPWHESVYGLNNVGV